In the Populus nigra chromosome 2, ddPopNigr1.1, whole genome shotgun sequence genome, gattaagaattaaatttgaaaaagaataactattattatcttGAAAACAAGGATaatcttgaagataaagatagAATAACAAAAGCACATTGTAGTTCCTAGTTTTCACgcaagttgacaaatcacacttttcattgaaataaatctctgatcttttaattttacattttaaaccctgtaaaattaaattaaaaaaccaataggTCAAAATTAGGTTACAACAGTTACTCTCTCTTTATAATTGTTggcttttgggttaacaggcCAAATCACATCAATTCCCTACATCGCAAATGGCCATGGAGATGTTAGATTAAATAGAAGAGTGATGGGTGCATTGATCTTATCACTATACACCTGATACTTGTGatatttattaacataatcGATACAATCTTTTTTAacgtcattaaaaaataatcaaccctttgtatttttcttgtcaTCATGTGCCCACTAGTATGAGTTGAGCATGTCCTTTCATAGACTTCTTGTAATGCATTTCTAACGTCAGCCTCATTTAAACACCTTAGCAAGGTTCTGTCGAATGatcttttgcataaaaattctCCGTCTAAGTAGAAATTCATTATCAATCTTCTCAAGGTTTTCCTATTTGCTTTGGAAGCTCCCACAAGATATTCCTAGTTTTATACAAAGTTTTTAATATCACAGTACTAAAGGTTCCCATCTATCTCTCATTCAACTGAGCAACAGTGAGCTGAGAAATTTCTAATATCAATGTGCATTAATTGTACTTTATGTCTAAAATCAATTCTAGCCATGATAACTAGTGTGGCCAAAGCATCCGAAAAATGGTTCCCTTCtcttcctagatgggtgaactttATCTATTCAAACACTTATGCTAGTTTGGATAGATATTCTTAATAGGGTCTTAGCTTTTCTTTCTTGGTTTGTCATTTCTCTTTCACTTGATagataatcaacattgaattaCCATAtgcatttatctttttttgtaaGCTATAATACAGTCTGTAAACCCAGGATACAAGCCTCATACTCAGTTGTATTGTTAATGCATTCAAACTGTAGTTTAACCGAAACCAGGTACTGCTTCTTATCATAAGAGATTATCATTGTACCAGCTTCGTTTCCATATATATTCACCGCTTCATCAAAATATATGGTCCATCAAtctgtctttttttcttcttcgttgattaataatatgttttcattgggaaaatcaaaatccaatgGCTCATAGTCTTCGATGGAATTGTCAGCCAGATGGTTAACAATTGTGCTTTCTTTTATGGCCTTTTTATCATATACACTGTCATATTATGCTAGTCAACAAGGTTAAATTTtccaattttatatattttgactcACCTCAATCGATTTTTGGCAATTTCTTGGGAATTCTAGTATATTCTTCTTAactgatagattttttttcttccatctttttttatttattttttgtattttctcttttcccttttttatttttttgtttatgtgaaGCCCTAAAACGGATAATACCTAGAGGGTTAACTCTCTATTTTGTGACTTaaatagtttttctaaaaaacaaccacTCCTTAAAAAGTAAGAGGCACAACTTATTATCTAtagcaaaatctaaaaaaccctATAATCAGTAAAATAACAATTTGCTCCCTGAAgaatattcatatattaattcaagataattttaaaacttatctcaatcaagtccttgatttttctaagtctagaaatataatccttgtattaattataatctagtctttaatttctaaaatatattttaattaattcatacttaattaaatcatctcaATTACATTTTtgactaatggttcttaatatatgtgacccattaggtttctaatattttggcctaaatataaattctaattctaattaaatagaaacaaataaattaaataatttaatttattatcaattaaataatttattaatttatattttaagatcagATGCATCTTTTGGCAACATGTCATAATcctccaaatattaaaaaaatcattaatggtTTAACTTGACATTTCAGTAACCAGTTTCTCTatgtaattaatattctttcatcaataattttctgatttaacattaaaacatgAAGTATGTATGTCATGTTAAATCGTATTTGTTCTATTCATAATAGTCATTaatcatttgaataagatttgaaaccctttttaaatcttattccaCCTTGGCCAAGAATTTCTCGgttaatactatttgagaacagatTAAACATTTTCTCTAATTCCCCTAAGGTGATGAATCATCTTTTGTTcacaaataccttcatatataCTTCATGATATACCCAATGTTTGCCCTTTCGTTACCTTgattaagataacaaatataaaatcaaagcataacattctctatataagatgacttagtgatctcaagtctaaaaaTCATTTACACAACCGTCATGTGAGCCTTTCAATAAACATAGATAATCTCTCCATATGAAATCCTCATGCAGGTCAGTTCAATTTACATGTCTTATGACAAAAatctacatattagttttagatATCCCTTATCCTcagcttatgagaacaattgttttctttcattaaggaaaaaacataatatgtatcagtctcTACAACTCTAATGAATATCTAGTATTTAGGAGAGCATCGATTAgaaacattttagaaacaatacTTTAATGCAATCAGAATATCATAATtgtaacaattttataattttctttgcaaagcaTTTTTTGTCTCATTGACTTTATCTTTATTCTAGATGAatgttaaagataaattaagcctttattgataataaatatgtatttacatgaatataataatgacATGTGTAACCAACTGATTGACTAAAtgacatattaaactaacaataaataaatcataaatccTTGAAGCCAAAGGTTCACAATCTCTTCAATCTTAAAATTTTCAACATAcatatttttagagtttatttttctaaaatatcattattttttctctacaaAGTTTCTGACTTTACCATCGGAGATTCTCCACGTTCATCAAAAGGGACCTTTTATAGGTATCAGCTATTGGTCATTTGGCTTATAAGGCACCACCTACTACTACCACAGTTACCGGTCACCTGACTTATCAGACACCACCTGCTACTAACACAGTTATCGGTCACCCTCAGTTACTAAATACCATATGCTACTACCACAGCTATCAGTCATCTTGACTTACCAAGCATCATTTGTTGCTAACTACAAACCTCTTAGGCTTTCCATAGCAAGTCAGCAGACACCTTGActagaaaaaatgaatttgattgattgaaCTAAAAGATCAACTAATTAAACACATCAACCTTATTCATAAGCATCTTGAATTTTGAGACTCATCagttagaaaaaataagttatcTTGAAAAACACTACATTAGTGCCAGTTGAGTTACAAGTGatacaaccatattatttgattgttttacccatatttacctagtatttttcctatgttttatatataaattatatataaaatgtcttgatattctttgttttgtgttttgaaggcacttttggatgtaagattcgaaaagaagtaaattggagaaaattggcagatttgacctccaatcgatgttttgtgcagagcttgagctctagaggttgaaacgaaatgattccagtggcattagaaagctgACATCCATACCTTTGTGTAAATATAtggtaagaaaaatataaaaagaaagaggatggagatcgcagccttcaaagacaaatctcgcattctgccagtgttgaccttaggccattctgacttgaatatcttgagctagagaagtccatttgatgcaaactcaatttgattggattcctgactcaaagaccTATCATCTTACCCAATTTCAGCAAAAAGAgagctcatatgagagagatatgatttttctaagatgccacatgaattctgccagcatacatgttttgtgaagaaatagGTCCAAATTACTTCCCAAAGCTTCCAAACCGACATCTAAGTCTTTATTTCGCCAATTTAACTCTTTTAAGTCCAAGTCAAAGTTTGTGGATTTTATGCAaggttatttctcttttttttagaaaaacagtTATTGaactacttaaatgtaaattgtctacttaggtaaggactattttgtaggtAAGAGGGATTAGGGCttcttatcaaataaaaaaagaagaaagaaagagaagggctGCTAgtcaagagagagaaaacacaCCTTCATCTAAAAAACccgaaatcatgcattcttctttcttttttattagttgttcaatagacatgcaaggttaaactctttttcttggttgcaaggacatggaaaccttcggatttcaagaaatatgagatttattttaccttttcttttcagtttacatgatgaatgaatatgtttgttttcctatgtTTATTTCTTgcgattgtttattttaattgctagagcagactctaagttattattgtgaacaatctattgctaagtttgctatctAAACTGGAGTTGTAATATATAAACTTGTAaagcaactaagtttaataatcgTAGcgaatctatgttattaatcttaggaaaaacattcgatcaaatcaaacatgaactGCGAATagttatgttgtctagattaatcaacttatctagtttttaaggctgccattgaattttaattactagtgtggacactgtgattgtttgatGGTTAAGATTAGTTATATGGCGGAtctgttaactaaccaatgttaagaaaagataaggaTTCggatataaattgatgttttgtttcaaTAATCGGTTCTGATTTTCgtaggtggatgtttacttaaaaccaaggtttgttctcttgataattttctgatttatttaatttagcttgattcTTTAATTCAGTTATAGCCTAGATAACCTCAGTTTCCCCCAATTGCATATcgtatagcataaaaatctgaactaaaacttcctcgtgggatcaaacccttgcttgctctatattatcttgtttatttaaattaggGTAATTAATGTGTGCGatcgcgacatcgcaacaacaAGTTCATTGACGTGTGTTTAACTTCATTTTATTcgtttgaaaaatatcaaatttataatgtTAGTACAAGTATAGAGGAATTTCACTAACCAAGTATTTCAAATTGTTAATTGTTGGGATAAGTTTAGTCTTAAGGACTACCTCCACTGAAACCGGTTAAGCATGGTTCCAATGTAGAAAACAACAATTTGTTTCCTCTAAAAGAGGGATTTGAATTCACTTCTCACTACTTAAATTCATATATGTATGTGACAAGCAAACaattagtaataataaaaatagtagtAACATTTTTTATCCGGGCATGCTACAGGTGAAGATTCTGAGGAAGGAATCCTACTGGTTCAATGGTGTTGGATCCGTAGTAGCTGTTAATCAGGTAAGACGATCTCTCTCCTTCCTgacctctttttttcctttaaaatttcttatcatGGTTATTTACAGTGGATTTGTATTGGAAAGGACCTTAAGACCCGCTACAAGTGGCAGTTTGATTCAACAAGGTTAATTATGAAAATGTATATACAAACAACTATACCTTGGATGAAATCGAAGTAAAATGAGTGTGATGTCTTTGAAttgtaattttggttttctttatcCAACTCTATAGCTTAAAGCTTTGTAAGTGTCATGAATGTGTATTATACTCCACCTTAGTGATTCTCTCTTGTTCCCTattatatttctattattactattaaaatcaaattcaaaaaaccaaaaaatgttAACCCTTATATTGCCCCAACTGGCTGCAATTTGTAACAAGTTTCTGACCGACTACAATGAAGGCATAATTTGTATCCTTACTTTTCAAAAGAGAGTAATGTTGGGTTCTAGAATATCATACACGCAgcgaaaataataaaataaaaatatttggagGTCTCTATGATCCTATTAGatagatctagagttgtttaagaATTTATCACTTGAAGGTCTAATCACTTACACAATCATTTGACTTAGTCTTTCAGTAATCGGTTTCTTAGTAAtaattaatatcctttcatcaataatattccgATTGAATATTAAAGCATAAAGTACATatgtcatgttaaatcatgtttgttgtgtacataatagtcattgatcattttaataaaatttgaaacccttttcaaatattatttcacCTTGACCAAGGATTTCTCGgttaatactatttgagaacagatagaatattttttttaatttatctagggTGAAaaatcctctcttgatcactcaagtaccttcatatagttcatgttatacctaATATCTACCCCTTCATTATctcgattaagataacatgtaacaagattaaagcataatattttttatataagatgacttaatgatctcaagtctaagaatCACTTATGCAACCATCACGTGagcctttccatagacataGGTGATCTTtccatataaaattctcatgCAAGTCAGTTCAATGTACATGTCTTATGATAAGTATCAACAAATTAGTTCTAGGTATCTTTTATACCCTAACTTATAAGAATAGTTGCTTCATTTCATAAAGTAAAGAACATTATATGTATTAGTATTCACAGCTTTAATGAATGTTcaatatttaagagagcattGATCAGgaatattttagaaagaatATTCTGATGCAATCAAAATCCTATACTTATAACAACTAGTGGAATCCAAAGAACAAATTAGTTATGATGGTGAGCTGTGACAGGGGATTTACTgacacatacaaaaaaaaattaaaaattaaatattgattagCAAAAAGTCTATACTATGATTTCCCAGCACATAACCTAAGCTAACCATTGCGTTTTCTAGACTAAGGTAATTATATTCATCTCCAGTTCCtaaagtttgttttcttttctttcaaaagaacAACAATCAATTACTCTCGTGTTACTATAAAGAAATGCACAGGAAGTCATAGCGATGaacttcataattaaaaaattttgagaAGATAAATAGGTCAATAGCATCgatttgatttaaatataagagaagggaaaaaaggtTAGGCCAAATTTGTTTGGACATAGTGAGGGAGGAgaacaattaatattaattgtgaAGGATTGAATATAAATATTGCTTCTAGGCAgtacaaatgataaaattttgcAATTGGTTGACAGCTGAAAAATGTATGAACCATTAGTATTGATATTTACGAGCAATAACTGATCTCCTGCTctacttcattatttttttatggagacATTTGACGATGGGGCATGAATATTGCTATTAGCATGGAGATAATGTACTCTACAGTAAATGGTAATCAGCAATGACCGGAAGGAGGGTCAAGGTTATGAAAAAAGGatgaattatataataataaaaaataaaatgtaagttcttaaattcaaaacaaaggAAGTAAGATAACTTTAGCAACGACTGGAGGAACTATACAATCAAAGAAGAAACTAACCTGCAGTGgctggaaaaataaaactatcTAAAGAACTCTTCCATCCATGCCATCAAGAAGACCTGACCACATTCCCTTTGCTGGTGGTAGTTGGGCGACAAAAGCATTCCAAGGGGGATAACCAACACCACTTCCACGGACACGGCCATCCATGCGCAGAGACAAATACCTGTAGAACATAATGTACTCGGAAAAGTTTGGAATATTCCTAACGCAAGCTTTATATCAACTTCTACatataaataaaggaaaaacatcATGTTAAGGATAGCACACATATacaaagattttatgttgagaAGATGACAACATTTTACTATAATTGGAACCATGGACTCTCAACTCTAATCCCAAGTACGCCCAATCCTAATATCGCACAACTTTTGTTTTGCCACAAACACGTACATAGTACGTTATAAGTTGGAAAAAAACAATCCTAAACCCAATATGATGAGCTTATACAATTAGGATTTGTTAAGGTGTAATTGATGCCACATCTTTAACACAAAAGAACTGATTTCTTAAAGCACGGTTCATATTCTCACAACCATGTGAAATGGTGAAATGTAAAATTACAGAATTGATTTGCAAGAATTAATCCTTGCATTTTCCTGCACTAGAAAAAGGCAAGTAAATGGAAGAATACATACACAGGAGATTCAGGGGAGACGCCAGCCAGCTTCTTCTGTTCATCTAACCAGCTGTAATTTGTTATGTGTGGAATGAGAAGGAGTGAGCACAAAATTCgagaagaaacaaagaaacatTTTTCTGACACGATTTCTTACTTGGACCATTCAGAAACATAGATAGGAGCCAACTGCCAGAGTCTCTTCCTCTTGGTGGTAAGCTCCTTCATCTCCTCACCCTCGTCAAACTCAAAACTAGGTAAATTCCCATTTGAAGCAAATGGAACCACAAGCACCCCTCTATCCAAAAGGCTCTGAGTGAAAGGCTCACTAAGTTTAAAAGATTCTAAAATGAAAGGTGCAGGGCCAGCACAGATTACAAGACGAGCAACACCCCTCAAAGAGCTCACAGAAATGATCTTCTTTTTATCCACACGGAGCTTAAGATTTGAAAGGTTTTCCTCTCTTGACAGCCTGGCCAGTTGTACATTTTTAGCTTTGTTCTCCCTGTAATATAGGAATGCGAAGATAGCTGCTGCTCCAATGTCTATGCCCAGACCTTTCAGTATCTCAGGTACTTCAGCTGCTCTTGATGGATTTGCTAGAGCAGCAATCAGTCGTGTGGTTGCTATTAATCCTCCCAAAGCACCACTTGCAATAAAAGCTAGGTAGAAAAACATCCGGACAGACCGAAATGGAGATAGAACTTCACTCCTTATCTTGGCTGTAGAGCtgaagaacaaaagaaagagtGATTACAAGGAACCCTCAGTTGTAAAAAAAGACTCGGACAGCTGAAGCAttgaatgggaaaaaaaaagagtcatagAGGAACTGAAAATATTCTTTAACAAACTTAATTCCATGGACAAAAGCGTAAAAGTCAAGCACATTGCAATACATTCAGCTGTCTGTCTTCCTATGCAGATCAACCAATCAATATTTGTCAGCTTTCACCCTTAAACTGTTTCAATTCATGGtctaatttttcaattcaagATACAaagtacaacaaaaaaaattgagaaaaggaGAACCCACCTGACTTCAGTAGACGGAGAGGGTTTGTTGGCAGCAGAGCAGGTGATGGTGGAAGTGGAACAACTTTGCCTCTTGCAGCTTAGCATGTGTGGTGTTAAATTATGATCAATACAAGAGAACAGTGCACAGTTTCTGTGATTGCCAATTTGGTATTTGTAGTTGTTGTGATGATAGAAGTTAAGGGGTCCAGCCATGTTGTAGGGAAAGAGACCCATGAAAGAAGCCATGGCTGGCGCTGGAACCTTTGCAAAATTTCCAACTCACAgggattttatttgtttgaacaagaaattaaataaatcctgTGATGCCGCCGCCGCGTTGTTGGATGATCGTTATAGCGCCACGCTTTCCCGTTTATTTCTTTTGTCCGTGCGATTTTACATGGGCTGGATCATCCAGAGCGATAACTGAAATCCAAAGTAATATTAACGTGGAGGAGGTGGACGTATTAGCCcattaaaacaacattttaaaatgCAGACCAActcgt is a window encoding:
- the LOC133681425 gene encoding protein LOW PSII ACCUMULATION 1, chloroplastic, encoding MASFMGLFPYNMAGPLNFYHHNNYKYQIGNHRNCALFSCIDHNLTPHMLSCKRQSCSTSTITCSAANKPSPSTEVSSTAKIRSEVLSPFRSVRMFFYLAFIASGALGGLIATTRLIAALANPSRAAEVPEILKGLGIDIGAAAIFAFLYYRENKAKNVQLARLSREENLSNLKLRVDKKKIISVSSLRGVARLVICAGPAPFILESFKLSEPFTQSLLDRGVLVVPFASNGNLPSFEFDEGEEMKELTTKRKRLWQLAPIYVSEWSNWLDEQKKLAGVSPESPVYLSLRMDGRVRGSGVGYPPWNAFVAQLPPAKGMWSGLLDGMDGRVL